A window of Metabacillus sp. B2-18 contains these coding sequences:
- a CDS encoding alpha/beta hydrolase, translating to MVEFFSLYMTTLKQHRTIRVYVPKHYDKGEKRYPVLYMHDGQNVFRDDEAIGGVSLGLEHYLNKKDYELIVVAIDQNPEERMNEYCPWEIGEYSRKHFGQVDLPGGKGKDYVDFIINDLMPFINEKYRTLSDQNSIAGISLGGLISVYAACSYPQVFHKVAAISSAFLRNQEEIEKYIQHSSISDVKGIYMDCGDSETNDEMKNKEFVSSNKRVYQLLNNKVPNVKFNIIPEGRHHYEDFKKRVPSLLEFIK from the coding sequence ATGGTTGAATTTTTCTCTCTTTATATGACAACTCTTAAACAACATCGAACAATTCGAGTATATGTACCAAAGCATTATGATAAGGGTGAAAAACGTTATCCTGTGTTGTACATGCATGACGGTCAGAATGTATTTCGTGATGACGAAGCGATTGGTGGCGTTTCATTAGGGCTCGAACATTATCTTAATAAAAAGGATTATGAGTTAATCGTGGTGGCGATTGATCAAAACCCTGAGGAGCGCATGAATGAATATTGCCCTTGGGAAATTGGTGAATATAGCAGGAAGCATTTTGGACAGGTTGATTTACCAGGAGGTAAGGGGAAGGATTATGTTGATTTTATTATCAATGACCTTATGCCGTTTATTAATGAAAAATACCGGACGTTAAGCGATCAAAACTCAATAGCTGGTATTTCGCTTGGAGGATTAATATCAGTTTACGCAGCATGTAGTTATCCACAGGTTTTCCACAAAGTTGCTGCAATCTCCTCAGCTTTTTTACGAAATCAGGAAGAAATCGAAAAATACATTCAGCATTCAAGTATATCAGATGTAAAAGGCATTTATATGGATTGTGGAGACAGTGAAACAAATGATGAAATGAAAAATAAAGAATTTGTATCATCAAACAAAAGGGTTTATCAATTACTGAATAACAAAGTGCCGAATGTGAAATTTAATATTATTCCTGAAGGGCGTCATCACTATGAGGATTTTAAAAAAAGGGTGCCGTCTTTACTTGAATTTATAAAGTAA
- the prmC gene encoding peptide chain release factor N(5)-glutamine methyltransferase encodes MKFVYEALNWASSFLKEAGRDENAGELLLRHHLEMERATLLSNLRLVLSEKQIHAFQADVKKHAEGQPVQYLIGYEEFYGRRFLVNKEVLIPRPETEELVEGILQRASQHFEGEQKLNVVDVGTGSGAIAITLALENPNFRISAVDIAEESLQVAQQNSRELHAEVEWLHGDLLEPVKNKIDILVSNPPYIPDWEIETLSPVVKDHEPMRALAGGEDGLDFYKRLIIDMQSLLNPKALIAFEIGAGQGKDVKALLEQALSTKAKVEVVYDINGKDRMVFATI; translated from the coding sequence ATGAAATTTGTGTACGAAGCCCTAAATTGGGCTTCTTCTTTTTTAAAGGAAGCGGGAAGAGATGAAAATGCAGGAGAATTATTGCTGCGCCACCATCTAGAGATGGAGCGGGCAACATTATTGTCTAATTTGAGACTGGTCCTCTCAGAAAAGCAAATCCACGCATTTCAAGCTGATGTGAAAAAACATGCAGAAGGACAGCCTGTTCAATACTTAATCGGATATGAAGAGTTTTATGGCAGACGTTTTCTTGTTAATAAAGAGGTGTTAATACCAAGGCCGGAAACAGAGGAGCTTGTTGAAGGGATTTTACAAAGAGCCTCTCAGCATTTTGAGGGGGAGCAAAAACTAAATGTCGTCGATGTTGGGACAGGTAGCGGTGCAATAGCCATTACATTGGCTCTTGAAAACCCGAATTTCCGTATCTCAGCTGTTGATATTGCAGAGGAATCTCTTCAAGTAGCACAGCAAAACAGCAGAGAACTACATGCTGAAGTCGAGTGGCTTCACGGAGATTTACTAGAACCTGTTAAAAATAAAATCGATATCTTAGTATCAAATCCACCTTATATTCCAGATTGGGAAATCGAAACACTATCACCTGTTGTGAAGGATCATGAACCAATGCGGGCATTAGCTGGTGGCGAAGATGGCTTGGATTTTTATAAAAGATTGATCATTGACATGCAAAGCCTGCTAAATCCAAAAGCATTAATTGCGTTTGAAATTGGAGCAGGACAGGGGAAGGATGTTAAGGCTCTTCTTGAACAAGCACTTTCGACAAAGGCCAAAGTAGAAGTTGTTTACGATATTAATGGTAAAGATCGCATGGTATTTGCAACAATTTAA
- a CDS encoding manganese efflux pump MntP has translation MNIESILGELVTLFIMALALGMDAFSVGLGMGLIRLRMRQIFYIGITIGVFHIWMPLVGMLIGRLLSDTFGTIATLLGVTLLILLGIQMIFASFKKDDEPLITPVGFGLIVFALSVSLDSFSVGLSLGIYGAKTFLTVMMFGVVSMVLTWIGLLVGKRVQNWLGAYSEALGGSILLAFGLKLLFPF, from the coding sequence ATGAACATAGAATCAATATTGGGAGAACTCGTTACATTATTTATTATGGCACTGGCACTAGGTATGGACGCTTTTTCGGTCGGCCTTGGCATGGGCTTAATTAGGCTGCGAATGCGGCAGATTTTTTACATAGGAATCACAATCGGCGTTTTTCATATATGGATGCCACTTGTCGGGATGTTAATTGGCCGTCTACTAAGTGATACGTTTGGAACAATTGCTACTTTATTAGGCGTTACTCTACTTATTTTATTAGGTATTCAGATGATATTTGCATCGTTTAAAAAAGATGATGAGCCGCTCATTACACCCGTAGGATTCGGTTTAATTGTTTTTGCCTTAAGTGTCAGTTTAGATAGCTTTTCAGTTGGTTTAAGCTTAGGAATCTACGGGGCCAAAACCTTTCTAACAGTCATGATGTTCGGAGTTGTTAGTATGGTGTTAACGTGGATTGGGTTATTGGTTGGCAAGCGTGTCCAAAATTGGTTAGGTGCCTATAGTGAAGCGCTTGGTGGAAGTATTCTGCTTGCGTTTGGTTTAAAGCTTTTATTTCCTTTTTAA
- a CDS encoding GNAT family N-acetyltransferase, whose translation MLFQLKIAEEKDLGRLTDFIEKAGLSSEGLDSIIDYFVMLEDGNHEVVACIGVEPLNTHGLLRSLVVSDKLKQAHIVTLFQSIQTLAEKKGIENLYLVTNKEASVHFLALMGFSQIESDVIPDEMLTLDHMSGSLEDPNAKIMVKSS comes from the coding sequence ATGTTATTTCAGTTAAAAATAGCAGAGGAAAAGGATCTTGGTAGATTAACAGATTTTATTGAGAAAGCAGGACTTAGTTCAGAAGGTTTGGATAGTATAATAGATTATTTTGTGATGTTGGAGGATGGTAATCATGAGGTTGTGGCCTGTATTGGGGTGGAACCGCTGAATACTCATGGATTGCTGCGTTCTCTCGTTGTTTCGGACAAGCTAAAGCAGGCACATATTGTGACACTTTTTCAAAGCATTCAAACGTTAGCAGAGAAAAAGGGAATTGAGAATTTATACCTTGTGACAAACAAAGAAGCATCTGTACATTTTCTAGCATTAATGGGCTTTAGCCAAATCGAATCAGATGTGATTCCGGATGAAATGTTAACCTTAGATCATATGAGTGGTTCACTTGAAGATCCAAATGCAAAGATTATGGTGAAATCCTCTTAA
- a CDS encoding L-threonylcarbamoyladenylate synthase: MNTNLWTVDDLTDLSTSYPQITQAAKMLKENEVVAFPTETVYGLGANACSDEAVRKIFEAKGRPSDNPLIVHIASQEKLNDIVQDIPDYANLLIKEFWPGPLTLVLRKKGELLSDFVTAGLDTVGVRMPDHPIALALIKEADVPVAAPSANRSGKPSPTQASHVYHDLKGRISGIVDGGPTGVGVESTVVDCTSTIPTILRPGGVTKEQLETVVGEVSVDQALLEEGHAPKSPGMKYTHYAPNAPVIVVDGSRPFLQTLINQYEKNGKKVGVLTTEEGKTELQAAKVIACGTREDLQTVAANLYDVLRKFDQEEDVDLILSESFPQAGVGEAIMNRLLKAAGNQVIVEE, translated from the coding sequence ATGAACACGAATCTTTGGACTGTGGATGACTTAACTGACTTATCCACTAGTTATCCACAAATTACACAGGCAGCTAAAATGTTAAAAGAAAACGAGGTTGTTGCCTTTCCTACCGAGACTGTTTATGGACTTGGAGCAAATGCGTGCTCTGATGAAGCGGTCCGTAAAATATTTGAAGCAAAGGGGCGCCCAAGTGATAATCCATTGATTGTCCATATTGCTTCACAAGAAAAGCTGAACGATATTGTACAGGATATCCCTGACTATGCAAATCTGTTGATCAAGGAATTTTGGCCGGGCCCGTTAACATTAGTTTTGAGAAAAAAAGGAGAGCTCTTATCAGACTTCGTTACAGCGGGGCTTGATACGGTTGGAGTGAGAATGCCCGATCACCCAATTGCCTTAGCGTTAATAAAAGAGGCAGATGTCCCAGTCGCGGCACCAAGTGCAAATCGATCAGGAAAGCCAAGTCCAACCCAAGCTTCGCATGTATACCATGATCTTAAAGGTAGAATCAGTGGGATTGTTGATGGGGGGCCAACTGGAGTTGGTGTTGAATCAACGGTTGTGGATTGTACCTCAACCATTCCAACGATCTTAAGACCTGGTGGAGTAACGAAGGAGCAATTGGAAACAGTTGTTGGTGAAGTGAGTGTGGACCAGGCATTACTTGAAGAAGGTCATGCACCAAAGTCTCCCGGCATGAAATACACACATTATGCTCCAAACGCACCTGTTATTGTCGTTGATGGAAGTCGTCCGTTTTTACAAACTCTTATCAACCAATATGAAAAGAACGGTAAAAAAGTAGGTGTGTTAACAACAGAGGAAGGGAAAACTGAGCTTCAGGCTGCAAAGGTAATAGCATGCGGAACACGGGAAGACCTCCAAACTGTAGCAGCTAATCTTTATGATGTGTTAAGAAAATTTGACCAAGAAGAAGATGTTGATCTTATTTTAAGTGAAAGTTTTCCACAGGCCGGTGTTGGTGAAGCCATTATGAATAGGCTTTTAAAAGCAGCTGGAAACCAAGTTATTGTAGAAGAATAA
- a CDS encoding TIGR03943 family putative permease subunit — MEQSDHLGFQKFIRGIILVGFTMLLFKLIISGNITNFIAPKMLPFIYFATGTFLILGTIQIFRSDSKKDIDLFCDCGLDHTAKSSPIKSLLIYSIFLFPILTGFMFPEVILDSSIVAKRGINLGTSSVAAEQNQNTSTQDESTEESTTTAVADTDNQPKSVDDLYIEGLLNSEKIVVTDVEYQKISGYLETHLDEFVGKEIELTGFVYREPDFTQDQMAVSRFTVSCCVADLQVMGTLATGDEVKNLKNDEWVKVSGVIEKTDRNGVTIPSIGISSLEKVEAPSDPYIYIY; from the coding sequence ATGGAGCAGTCAGATCACTTAGGATTTCAGAAGTTTATTCGTGGTATTATCTTAGTTGGCTTTACAATGTTATTGTTTAAACTGATTATTTCAGGAAATATTACTAACTTTATTGCACCTAAAATGCTGCCGTTTATTTACTTTGCTACCGGTACATTTTTAATACTTGGAACAATTCAAATTTTTCGCAGTGATTCAAAAAAGGATATAGACCTTTTTTGTGATTGTGGATTAGATCATACTGCAAAAAGCTCACCAATAAAGTCTCTATTAATCTATTCAATCTTTTTGTTTCCGATCTTAACTGGATTTATGTTTCCTGAAGTCATTTTGGACAGCTCTATCGTGGCGAAAAGAGGAATTAACTTAGGAACATCTTCTGTTGCTGCGGAACAAAATCAAAACACTAGCACACAAGATGAATCAACTGAAGAAAGTACTACAACTGCAGTTGCTGATACTGATAATCAGCCTAAAAGTGTTGATGATTTATACATCGAGGGACTTTTAAATAGTGAGAAAATAGTTGTCACAGATGTAGAGTATCAAAAAATATCTGGATATCTTGAAACACATCTTGATGAGTTTGTCGGTAAAGAAATTGAACTAACCGGCTTTGTATACCGTGAGCCTGATTTTACTCAAGATCAAATGGCAGTTTCCAGATTCACCGTATCTTGCTGTGTTGCAGATCTTCAAGTAATGGGAACTCTCGCAACTGGTGACGAAGTAAAAAATTTAAAAAATGATGAATGGGTAAAGGTATCAGGAGTCATTGAGAAAACAGATCGAAATGGAGTAACAATCCCATCTATCGGAATTAGTTCGTTAGAAAAAGTTGAAGCACCTTCCGATCCATATATCTATATTTATTAA
- a CDS encoding permease — MKTSLLNQSKEIIGLALVAVFIYFFLFWDYETLQRQFTIPQNLLNLNTIFLSIVIEAIPFILLGVFVSSLIQVFVSEETVQKYIPKNMIVAVLPAALLGAIFPVCECAIVPVVRRLIKKGMPLHVAFVFLACAPILNPVVAASTYFAFRNNTDILIGRMALAFLLSMVIGLILYFLFKQSNQFKVTSEELIGRGADSSETPIKVNRLKATIYHASDEFFDMGKYLIIGALIASVFQTFLDRSILVSLGSNEFSSPIVMMAFAFLLSLCSEADAFVAASFGSAFAPGALLAFLVYGPMLDLKNTVMLFAYFKTKFVLVFMLVVTVVVYVGVLIYQALLF; from the coding sequence ATGAAAACATCACTATTAAATCAGTCAAAAGAGATAATAGGATTAGCTTTAGTTGCCGTTTTTATCTATTTTTTTCTCTTTTGGGATTACGAAACATTACAAAGGCAATTTACCATTCCTCAGAATCTATTAAACCTAAATACAATCTTTTTAAGTATTGTGATCGAGGCTATACCATTTATATTGCTAGGTGTTTTTGTTTCATCTCTCATTCAAGTCTTTGTCTCAGAAGAAACAGTTCAAAAATATATCCCCAAGAATATGATCGTTGCTGTTTTACCAGCGGCATTATTAGGAGCGATATTTCCAGTCTGTGAATGTGCAATTGTCCCTGTTGTTAGAAGACTTATAAAAAAAGGGATGCCATTGCATGTTGCGTTCGTCTTTTTAGCTTGTGCCCCTATTTTAAATCCTGTTGTTGCTGCCTCAACTTACTTTGCATTTCGAAACAATACGGATATCTTAATTGGGCGTATGGCTTTGGCGTTTTTATTATCAATGGTCATCGGATTAATTCTATATTTTCTATTTAAACAAAGTAATCAATTTAAAGTAACATCTGAAGAGTTAATTGGTAGAGGAGCGGACTCATCAGAAACACCTATAAAAGTGAACCGATTAAAAGCAACGATCTACCATGCAAGTGATGAATTTTTTGATATGGGTAAATACTTAATCATAGGTGCTCTTATTGCTAGTGTGTTTCAGACTTTCTTAGATCGAAGCATTCTTGTGAGTTTAGGCTCAAATGAATTTTCTTCACCTATTGTTATGATGGCTTTTGCTTTTCTTTTATCTCTATGCTCAGAAGCGGATGCGTTTGTTGCTGCTTCATTCGGAAGTGCGTTTGCACCAGGTGCTCTACTTGCTTTCCTAGTTTACGGGCCTATGCTGGATTTGAAAAACACGGTCATGCTATTTGCTTATTTTAAAACAAAGTTTGTCCTTGTATTTATGCTTGTTGTGACAGTTGTTGTATACGTAGGTGTTCTTATCTATCAAGCATTACTATTTTAA
- a CDS encoding low molecular weight protein arginine phosphatase, translating to MINVLFVCTGNTCRSPMAEALFNHLKNSDNISVKSAGVFAFDGSTASPNAIEALKEKGITCEHQSSSLTKDLVEWATIILTMTNQHKQSVIDQHPYAGRKTFTLSEYVADQDEEKRDISDPFGGPLPMYRQTLADLEELITKLVEKLDK from the coding sequence ATGATAAATGTCCTATTTGTTTGTACGGGAAATACATGCAGAAGCCCTATGGCCGAGGCTCTTTTCAATCACTTGAAAAACTCAGATAACATAAGTGTGAAATCTGCAGGAGTTTTTGCTTTTGATGGCAGTACAGCATCTCCAAACGCAATTGAAGCCTTAAAGGAAAAAGGAATTACATGTGAACATCAATCCTCAAGCTTAACAAAAGACCTAGTTGAATGGGCAACTATTATTTTAACGATGACAAATCAACATAAACAATCGGTCATTGATCAACACCCTTATGCAGGGCGTAAAACATTTACCCTGTCAGAATATGTAGCAGATCAGGATGAAGAAAAACGAGATATTTCAGATCCATTCGGAGGACCCCTGCCGATGTATCGTCAAACTTTAGCAGATCTCGAAGAACTTATTACAAAGTTAGTGGAAAAGCTCGACAAATGA
- a CDS encoding TIGR01440 family protein, whose amino-acid sequence MTNLQKWKQDLSELLKDLTNQAELNEGDLLVVGCSTSEVIGEKIGTAGTEEVAEMIYETFHSIHQTTGVQLAFQCCEHLNRALVVEKEIARTKGFEEVTVVPVRKAGGAMATYAYQHMQNPVVVEFIKADAGVDIGDTFIGMHLKHVAVPLRSKITEIGSAHVTMAKTRPKLIGGARAVYESTTENQSCR is encoded by the coding sequence ATGACAAATCTTCAAAAATGGAAGCAAGATTTATCTGAGTTATTAAAAGACTTAACAAATCAAGCCGAGCTTAACGAAGGTGATCTTCTTGTTGTAGGCTGTAGCACAAGTGAAGTAATCGGTGAAAAAATCGGTACGGCCGGCACAGAAGAAGTAGCTGAAATGATTTATGAAACATTCCATTCCATCCACCAAACAACAGGTGTGCAACTAGCCTTTCAATGCTGTGAGCACCTTAACCGCGCACTTGTTGTGGAAAAAGAGATTGCCAGAACAAAGGGCTTTGAAGAAGTAACTGTTGTTCCTGTGAGAAAAGCAGGTGGCGCAATGGCCACCTATGCCTATCAGCACATGCAGAACCCAGTTGTGGTGGAATTTATTAAAGCTGATGCTGGAGTCGACATCGGCGACACCTTTATCGGAATGCACTTAAAGCATGTTGCCGTCCCGCTCCGTAGCAAGATAACGGAAATAGGCTCTGCCCATGTCACAATGGCAAAAACTCGTCCAAAACTAATCGGCGGCGCACGGGCCGTCTATGAAAGCACTACAGAAAATCAATCTTGTCGTTAA
- the rpiB gene encoding ribose 5-phosphate isomerase B, whose protein sequence is MRVAIASDHGGINIRKEIIGLLEELNIEFEDMGCECETSVDYPDYALPVAEKVANGEFDRGILICGTGIGMSIAANKVKGIRCALVHDTFSAQATREHNDTNMLAMGERVIGPGLARDIAKIWLTTDYQGGRHATRVGKITQYEENQN, encoded by the coding sequence ATGAGAGTAGCAATTGCATCAGATCACGGTGGAATCAATATTAGAAAAGAAATCATTGGATTACTTGAAGAATTAAATATCGAATTTGAGGATATGGGATGTGAGTGTGAAACATCCGTTGATTATCCTGATTATGCTCTACCTGTAGCGGAAAAAGTAGCAAACGGTGAATTTGATCGTGGTATCTTAATTTGTGGAACTGGTATTGGCATGAGCATCGCTGCAAACAAAGTAAAAGGCATCCGCTGCGCACTTGTTCATGATACATTCAGTGCCCAAGCAACTCGTGAGCACAATGATACAAACATGCTCGCAATGGGTGAGCGCGTAATCGGTCCTGGTTTAGCACGAGATATCGCTAAAATCTGGCTAACAACAGACTACCAAGGTGGGCGACACGCAACACGCGTAGGAAAGATCACTCAATACGAAGAGAATCAAAACTAA
- a CDS encoding methyl-accepting chemotaxis protein: MKQKKYKFSLRLKLVIFTTVLAIITYSTSAIFISFIVKYVDHLVSPALFTLITLLMGVFWSGVLAYFGSGFLTRALKKLEVAAYKAAQGNIHEDVPVSNSDDEIRGLSVAFNEMLHNMRNMVQSIESNFHSTNEQVSQMATASSSASNQADEILVTVQEIARGADQSATAIQETATSVEDMIEFATQVEEKATTSEKLSNDMVSSLNETKEVYSSLIGGIQTLAEENEKSMTAVRRLEENANEVSSIVSLVGEIANQTNLLALNASIEAARAGEHGKGFAVVADEVRKLADESAKAVQGITGLIQNIQQEVQNVVGQIGEQVETARNQAKNGQVSAEILSESSQAILDVATAVKQISELIHQQMDSLQRTGAQSEEVAAIAQETSAGAHEVASSINEQSEQINHMNDLGKRLAESSEELRKTIDRFII; this comes from the coding sequence ATGAAACAGAAAAAGTATAAGTTTAGCTTAAGATTAAAGCTTGTCATTTTTACAACAGTACTTGCGATTATTACGTATTCAACAAGTGCGATCTTTATTTCATTTATAGTTAAATATGTTGACCACCTTGTGTCACCAGCTTTATTTACGCTCATTACTTTATTAATGGGAGTTTTCTGGTCAGGGGTCTTAGCTTACTTCGGATCAGGATTTTTGACAAGAGCATTAAAAAAGCTTGAAGTTGCCGCATACAAAGCTGCACAGGGAAATATTCATGAAGACGTACCTGTTTCAAATAGTGATGATGAAATTAGAGGACTTAGTGTAGCTTTTAACGAAATGCTTCACAATATGAGAAATATGGTTCAAAGCATTGAGTCAAACTTTCACTCTACTAATGAACAAGTTAGTCAAATGGCAACAGCATCTAGTAGTGCTTCAAACCAGGCGGATGAAATATTAGTTACTGTTCAAGAAATTGCCCGTGGTGCAGACCAATCGGCAACGGCTATTCAGGAAACTGCGACATCTGTTGAAGACATGATTGAATTTGCTACACAGGTTGAAGAGAAAGCAACAACATCAGAAAAGCTATCAAATGATATGGTGTCCTCATTAAATGAAACGAAAGAAGTTTATTCGTCACTAATCGGTGGAATTCAAACACTAGCAGAAGAAAATGAAAAATCAATGACAGCTGTGCGCCGTTTAGAAGAGAACGCAAATGAAGTATCATCGATCGTATCTCTTGTTGGGGAAATTGCAAATCAAACAAATTTACTCGCACTAAATGCTTCAATTGAAGCAGCTAGAGCAGGTGAGCATGGTAAAGGCTTTGCTGTTGTAGCTGATGAGGTTCGTAAGCTAGCGGATGAAAGTGCAAAAGCCGTTCAAGGAATAACAGGTCTAATTCAAAACATTCAACAAGAAGTTCAAAATGTTGTTGGCCAAATTGGGGAACAAGTAGAAACAGCTAGAAATCAAGCAAAAAATGGACAAGTATCAGCTGAAATCCTAAGCGAGTCAAGTCAAGCTATCTTAGATGTGGCCACTGCAGTTAAGCAAATTAGTGAGCTCATTCACCAACAAATGGACTCCTTACAAAGAACGGGTGCACAATCTGAGGAAGTTGCGGCTATTGCCCAGGAAACATCAGCAGGTGCGCATGAGGTCGCATCGTCCATTAATGAGCAGTCTGAACAAATTAATCACATGAATGATTTAGGAAAGAGACTAGCAGAAAGTTCAGAAGAATTAAGGAAAACAATTGATCGTTTTATTATTTAA
- the spoIIR gene encoding stage II sporulation protein R yields the protein MKKQQLALIYIFLLFFGAIANVYKEPVEASTQEPVVIPDEAIRLRILANSNSDEDQELKRKVRDEVNKEITEWVAELTSVEAAEELIESRLPEIENIVARVLKEENMEQEYTVDFDHDVSFPTKLYGNFIYPAGEYEAILISLGEAKGANWWCVLFPPLCFLDFSNGEAVQAEETEKTNEASKTTEEVASLVVDEEEDKQEVEVKFFLVEWFEGLFS from the coding sequence ATGAAAAAACAACAATTAGCACTTATATATATATTCTTATTATTCTTTGGAGCAATAGCAAATGTTTATAAAGAGCCGGTGGAAGCTAGCACACAGGAACCGGTAGTGATACCAGATGAAGCGATTCGCTTACGAATTCTAGCAAATAGTAATTCTGATGAAGATCAAGAGTTAAAGAGAAAAGTTCGCGATGAAGTAAACAAGGAAATCACAGAGTGGGTTGCAGAATTAACTTCAGTAGAAGCAGCTGAAGAGTTAATAGAATCAAGACTACCGGAAATCGAAAACATCGTTGCACGTGTACTAAAAGAAGAAAACATGGAGCAAGAGTATACAGTAGATTTTGATCATGATGTAAGCTTTCCAACAAAGCTTTATGGTAACTTCATTTATCCAGCAGGTGAATACGAAGCAATCTTAATTAGCCTTGGTGAAGCAAAAGGCGCTAACTGGTGGTGTGTCCTATTCCCGCCACTATGCTTCCTAGACTTCTCAAACGGAGAAGCCGTACAAGCTGAAGAAACAGAAAAAACAAACGAAGCAAGCAAAACAACAGAAGAAGTCGCATCACTAGTTGTCGACGAAGAAGAAGACAAGCAAGAAGTAGAAGTGAAATTCTTTTTGGTTGAGTGGTTTGAAGGGTTGTTTTCGTGA
- a CDS encoding CobW family GTP-binding protein: protein MNKPVEVYILSGFLGSGKTTVLKRIVDECKKRDQKLGIILNELGDTNVENHLFEDEKMYELLNGCICCSIQDDLKMTLNQFVENPVDVLLIEGTGVANPNEIVEALATPEYIDRFSLLSIISLVDASNYLDYQSIFSSSKKIRTLLKEQITSASLIILNKTDLVSDKKLEKINLQINKLITHDVPVVQSSFGEVPADVLLQTRIRTLKLSQEPKTCGCSSNCDHDHSHDHVNHAAIKAIKLEDLPIVEKKEFEKWLKELPNDVLRGKGIIQFKGDSALYSFQFASKKLAVDKVEGTTSQKPIMILIGNHLNIEEIRSSYEKTFLQVSS, encoded by the coding sequence ATGAACAAGCCTGTTGAAGTCTATATACTAAGCGGTTTTTTAGGAAGCGGAAAAACTACTGTTCTGAAGAGAATTGTAGATGAATGTAAAAAACGTGACCAAAAGCTCGGCATTATTTTAAACGAGCTTGGCGATACAAATGTAGAAAATCATCTTTTTGAAGATGAAAAAATGTACGAGCTTCTTAACGGCTGTATTTGCTGTTCGATTCAGGATGACTTAAAGATGACCTTGAATCAATTTGTGGAAAATCCTGTTGATGTGTTACTTATTGAAGGAACTGGTGTAGCAAATCCGAATGAAATTGTGGAGGCTTTAGCCACTCCGGAATATATTGATAGATTCTCTCTACTTTCGATTATTAGTTTAGTTGATGCTAGCAATTACCTTGACTATCAAAGTATTTTTTCTAGCTCAAAGAAAATTCGTACGTTATTAAAAGAACAAATTACAAGTGCTTCACTCATTATTTTAAATAAAACAGATCTTGTTTCAGATAAAAAGCTGGAAAAAATCAATTTACAAATAAACAAGCTAATCACCCATGATGTTCCTGTTGTGCAATCTAGCTTTGGTGAGGTTCCAGCAGATGTGCTTCTTCAAACAAGAATTAGAACATTGAAGTTATCCCAAGAACCTAAAACATGTGGCTGTTCTTCTAACTGCGATCATGACCATTCTCACGATCATGTAAATCATGCTGCCATTAAGGCGATTAAGCTGGAAGATTTGCCTATTGTGGAGAAAAAGGAATTCGAGAAGTGGCTAAAAGAACTGCCTAACGACGTGTTACGTGGGAAAGGGATCATTCAATTTAAAGGTGACTCTGCTCTTTACTCGTTCCAATTTGCTTCAAAAAAGCTTGCGGTGGATAAAGTAGAGGGAACAACTAGTCAAAAACCAATTATGATTTTAATTGGGAACCATTTGAACATTGAAGAAATTAGATCTTCGTACGAAAAAACATTTTTGCAAGTTTCAAGTTAA